The sequence GCAATTTCACCTACAACAGCAAATCCTTCGGAAATCGGATCCATCCCCTGAATCACTACAATGCCTGTCAGGGTTTCGATAATGATGGCTGCCAAACCAATGGTAATGACAATCACCACCCCTTTTCCAAAGATGACAAACCCATTGATCATTTTTTGAGGAATAATGGCTAATCCTACGGCTAACAGTCCGGAAACAATAATAATGGGTACTAAGTTCGCCATAATCATTCCAAGAGAAAAGCCTGCTGCCACCCCTCCTGCAAAACAACCTATTGGAATAGTTATAAGTCCTGCTAACACGCCTTTTGCTAAGGCTTTATGATCATCTTTCGAAATAATTCCTAAGGCTACAGGAATGGTAAAAACAATGGTCGGGCCTAGCATAGCACCTAATATAATCCCTGCAAACTGACCTGCTTCCGGTGTTAAGGCTAAACTCATGGCTAAGGGATATCCACCCATATCATTTGCCAGTAATGTCGTGGCAAACATTGCCGGATCGGCCCCTAGTGCCGTATATAGCGGTACCACTACCGGCGATAACCATCTTGCCAGTACAGGAGCCATAGAAATAACTCCGACCATAGCCACCGCTAATGCACCCATAGCCATGATACCTTCTTCAAACTTTTCTCCTAAGCCAAATTTATTGCCAATAATTCGGTCAATGGCTCCTAACACCATAAACCCTACCATAATATACAAAATAATATCGTTAATACTCATTTTTCAGCCTCCCTCAGTCTTTTCATTTTTATTGGCTGTGGATTTTTTTCATTACAGCCTTGATTACTTGTTGTTGTAACTGTGGATCTTTTATCTGAAAATCTTGAATCACTAGTTTCTTTACTTGTTCTACTAAGCACTCTTTCTCTGCTTCTTCTTTTGTTGAACAGATTCCTTGTTTCAGATCAATGGTATATCCTTTTTGACGCAGGTAATCTTTCGCACCGGAGGTGAGAAGCATCTCTTTGTCCATCATAAAACTTTTGCTTTCCGGTTCTAAATACGAATGAATATTATGAATGGTAATCAGCTTTTTTGCCATTCGACTTCCTCCTTTTTCTTCTCCCTACACCAAAGAATCCATCACACCTTGATGAGGACGCGGGATAATCACTTGATTTACCAGAAGGCCTGCTGTCTCGGCTGCATCAGTTCCCACTTCAACAGCTGCTGTTACAGCGCTGATGTCGCCTGTTAGCGTCACAAATGATTTTCCACCTACCGCAAAACCAAGCCTTAGTTCAATCAATTCTACCTGAGCTGCTTTCGCTGCTTGATCGGCGGCGGCAATCCCGCTGACAACTCCGAAAAATTCTAAGACGCCCAGAGATTCGCCCATTTCCATCTGACCGGTGCCAGTAATGGCCGGAATAATTCCAGGATGAATGTTAGCAATCGTTAAATGATCTACCACCCATCCGGCACCTGTTTCCAAACCAGCGCTCATAGCCGCTTTCACGCCGCCTACATCTCCACTGATTAAAACAAGGTATTTCCCGGGACAAATAGAATGTGCTTTCACCAGATCCACATTGCCGGCTTTCAGCATTGTATCGGTAACTAAATAGCCTTTGGCAATACTATTGAGTTCTATCACACCTAAGGTTCGAATCGTCATCGTATGCATCAACTTCTCTCTACCATAATATAATCTTTCTCTACTTTTTTTACAGTTCCATCAAGACTGCTATGGATTTCCGATCCTAAGTCTGTCCCTACAGACGCAATCAGCTGACCAACCACTACTTTGTCGCCATTTTCTACCACTGGCTTCGCAAGCACACCAATATGTTGCTTTAAAGGAATGACCACCTTGTCCGGCGTGAGGCTTTGAAGGGTTTCCGGTACATCTGTTTCATAGATGGATAACCCTAACCGTTGAATTAATCTTTCTGTAGGAATTTTTCGGTAAGACCGCTGAGGATGAACTTCCTGAAAAGCTTCCTCTGTATTAACCCACTTAACGCCTCCCTGCATCAGGGTGGATTTGACAGATTCATTAATCATTTTGGGCGACAAACCCATAGGACAAGCAAAATGTTCACATATCCCACAAGCGCAACATAAAAGGGCTGATTTACTGCTTTCCATGGTTATCTTTCCAAAGGCAACGGACCGCATCACCAGGTGCGGATGCAATGGATGCCCGTTTAAGTATCGGGGACATAAATCGGTACACATACGACACTGAATACACACACTTGCCGCCCGTTTTAGGCAATGAGAAATGCTTAGATGGTGATGCTGGATAATCGGATGATGACTGGGAAGTAGAATAAGGCCTCCCATGGTTTTCGTCACATAGGTACGACTCAACTCAGACCTTGGGCAAAGTTGTCCCATCATAGGACCTCCGGTTAAAGCATGATAATCAGAGATCTTGGGCCCACCAGCCGCTTCAATGCAAGACTGCAGATCTGTTCCAATAGGCACTTTGATCAGACAGGGCTGGTTCACTTCGCCTCCTATGGTCATTACCCGATGCGTTACCGGCTGCTGATGAACAATATCCAGTACGGTTGCGACATTGGTTATGACAACCCCTTTTGAAAGGGGAATCTTTCCCGGAGCTACCGTCTCTGCCATCACTTCCCGAACCAGCATTTGCTCATCTCCGGCTGGATAAAAATCACCTACAGGATGTATTTTAAGCGAAACTTCTCCTGGTTTTAGGCAGCGTTGAAGCTGTTCAATCTCTTTCTTGTTTTTTTCTTTAATCGCAATTACAATGTCCTGTGCCTTTAGATGTTTTCCTATGGCCAAAGCTCCTTGGATAAGTGCTTCCGAAAACCGTCTTATTAAAAACTTGTCAGTCTTCAATAAAGGTTCGCATTCAATCCCATTAATGATCAGGGTTTTTGCCTGGGTATCTAATTTGATATGGGTCGGAAATCCAGCTCCACCGGCACCTACCACCCCGGCCTTTTTGATTCCTTCTAAAAACGTCATCGGAACCGCCTCTTTCACGAACATTCTTCTACTATTTCACATGCATCAATAATGCCAACAATAGTTGCATCAACAGCTTTGCCGTCACCTTCTATGGCTCTCCTGGCAGAACTGCCTGATACCACCAGGACATCATCTCCTATCCCGGCTCCTACAGCATCTGCCGCAACCATTCGCCGGGATTTCTTTTTAGGAAGATCAGAATCTTCCCGGTCAGAGATCTCTATCTGATTTTCAACAACTTGCACCACCAATAATTTTAATCCATTTAAGGATGTTTCCTTTTTTGTTGCCCATACATTTCCTATGACCTTTCCAATAATCATGCTGTCACTCCTTGCACCACTTTATCTGACCTTCCCGCAAAACATCGGCTGCCAAAGGTGTCACAATAGTTTTGGGGTCAATCATTACTTCTTTGACGGCTTTTTGCTTCCAGTTGCGGGCTGTTTTTTCGTTCAGTAATTTTTTTCGGTAGTAAAGAAAGGATTCCGACTGGTCTTTTTCCGCTTCAAAGGCGTTATTTTCCACCAGTTTTAATCCGCTCCCAGTTAGTAGCTCCAAAGCCTCTGTGTGTTTCCGAAGCAAAGGTGAATCTTCATGATTTTCCGGAAGGAAGGTCAGGTCTTCACGCCGAAGGCATACCGTAACTCCTTTAAGCAGGGCTTCCAGACACCAGGTACTCACCCTGTCATCAGGCAATCCATTAGCAATGCTCATCATCTGATAGCGTGTCATACCGGGGAGCCATAAAGTCATTCCTTTTTCCAAGGTTTCAATATCCCTTAGCCATTGAAGATAGCCGGCATTTTTCAAAATTTCTGACGGATATTCCACTTCTTCGATCACAAATGCTTTTTGAATTTTTCCCAGGCGATAAAGTACTTCCTGAACAATCTCATCCATGCTGTTTCCCTTTTCCTTTGTCACTTAACCACCTCACTTCATCACTCAGCATAGCCTTGTTAGGCTTTTTCTCTTTCACCTGTTGATATTATTTTTCCATAAGTGTTTTTTCCCAGGCCAACAGCATTGGCTTCGTCATAATCGATGTGCATTCTTAGCTGATAACGGGGATTTACCCGTACCAACACATCTTCAAAGGTGATTTGTCGCTGGCCATATACCCGCACCGCCACGGTTTCTCCATCCTGTACCTGTAGATGAGTCGCATCCTCCGGTGTCATATGAATATGCCTTTTTGCTACCATTGCTGACGATTTCGCTTCAATCATCTTGTTTTTATACTGAATCCAAAGATCTGCACAGTTTGTTAAATCTCCCGATTCTTTAAGCACCGGTGGTATTCCTAACGCCCTGGCATCGGTCATGGATATTTCTACTTGTGTTTTTTCTCGCAAAGGCCCCAGAACGGCTACATCCTTAAAGCTTCCTTTAGGTCCTATCAAATTCACTTTTTCTTTTGATAAAAACTGTCCCGGTTGCGACAATTCTCTTTCCGGCGTAAGGGTATCTGTTCCGAAAAGTTGTTGGGCATCTTCTTTGCTTAAATGAACATGCCTCCCTGACGCTTCTACTTGCAG is a genomic window of Tindallia californiensis containing:
- the eutH gene encoding ethanolamine utilization protein EutH is translated as MSINDIILYIMVGFMVLGAIDRIIGNKFGLGEKFEEGIMAMGALAVAMVGVISMAPVLARWLSPVVVPLYTALGADPAMFATTLLANDMGGYPLAMSLALTPEAGQFAGIILGAMLGPTIVFTIPVALGIISKDDHKALAKGVLAGLITIPIGCFAGGVAAGFSLGMIMANLVPIIIVSGLLAVGLAIIPQKMINGFVIFGKGVVIVITIGLAAIIIETLTGIVVIQGMDPISEGFAVVGEIAIVLAGAFPMVHVITKVLNRPLMRMGKMLGMNDAAAAGMVATLANNIPMFGLMKDMDERGKVINVAFAVSASFILGDHLGYTAGVEREMIFSMIVGKFVGGVTAVMVAIFFLKLMEKKGAKA
- a CDS encoding BMC domain-containing protein, coding for MHTMTIRTLGVIELNSIAKGYLVTDTMLKAGNVDLVKAHSICPGKYLVLISGDVGGVKAAMSAGLETGAGWVVDHLTIANIHPGIIPAITGTGQMEMGESLGVLEFFGVVSGIAAADQAAKAAQVELIELRLGFAVGGKSFVTLTGDISAVTAAVEVGTDAAETAGLLVNQVIIPRPHQGVMDSLV
- a CDS encoding 4Fe-4S dicluster domain-containing protein — its product is MTFLEGIKKAGVVGAGGAGFPTHIKLDTQAKTLIINGIECEPLLKTDKFLIRRFSEALIQGALAIGKHLKAQDIVIAIKEKNKKEIEQLQRCLKPGEVSLKIHPVGDFYPAGDEQMLVREVMAETVAPGKIPLSKGVVITNVATVLDIVHQQPVTHRVMTIGGEVNQPCLIKVPIGTDLQSCIEAAGGPKISDYHALTGGPMMGQLCPRSELSRTYVTKTMGGLILLPSHHPIIQHHHLSISHCLKRAASVCIQCRMCTDLCPRYLNGHPLHPHLVMRSVAFGKITMESSKSALLCCACGICEHFACPMGLSPKMINESVKSTLMQGGVKWVNTEEAFQEVHPQRSYRKIPTERLIQRLGLSIYETDVPETLQSLTPDKVVIPLKQHIGVLAKPVVENGDKVVVGQLIASVGTDLGSEIHSSLDGTVKKVEKDYIMVERS
- a CDS encoding EutN/CcmL family microcompartment protein, giving the protein MIIGKVIGNVWATKKETSLNGLKLLVVQVVENQIEISDREDSDLPKKKSRRMVAADAVGAGIGDDVLVVSGSSARRAIEGDGKAVDATIVGIIDACEIVEECS
- the pduL gene encoding phosphate propanoyltransferase, with the protein product MDKQMIDDLVNQVIRELEKKDKCLQVEASGRHVHLSKEDAQQLFGTDTLTPERELSQPGQFLSKEKVNLIGPKGSFKDVAVLGPLREKTQVEISMTDARALGIPPVLKESGDLTNCADLWIQYKNKMIEAKSSAMVAKRHIHMTPEDATHLQVQDGETVAVRVYGQRQITFEDVLVRVNPRYQLRMHIDYDEANAVGLGKNTYGKIISTGEREKA